The following proteins are co-located in the Nomia melanderi isolate GNS246 chromosome 1, iyNomMela1, whole genome shotgun sequence genome:
- the Rbsn-5 gene encoding rabenosyn-5 isoform X1: protein MACSEKVLEGFICPICMTEFKAPTQLTKHFKDFHNDDPEILKSLKDLFGKAKKKILKQDEIPESFTTTVSSSRQRSPELNWGPQEIGVIKSYTTYFKDIRNARLERYSIETNKLLIRLDKLLNNLPTDPVDRKVHERTIVPWIDEKDVKLCPNCAKSFHIARRKHHCRLCGAVMCHNCTVFLSLQDARKMTSPVTVQDESAVSPTSEKPISERLVRAGIGFTKLAMSPSNDSLNSVLSLVNDPAAGDQHFRICIHCANLLDAREKQKAKHFDKPILCQFYEKMKGYMEEASQHVKMYNKMWESLSEGETTYNLEDAQALRVKIAKLGENIDSISKRISVLGTKCVENPPQGQELRLHQMVRVSAMIFLKEELLTIQALPSEERYTELQKEREKQLEARIAYERQLEEEQREKLKDLRKRETWNNEIRPSVKENQPVVVLNQSQGWGPANVTPKMPSSMDPIIEQMSNLQAYIKQAKDDCRYDEVATLENNLRELQSLYFTMNESNNSDG, encoded by the exons ATGGCTTGTAGCGAGAAAGTATTAGAAGGCTTTATTTGTCCAATATGTATGACAGAATTCAAAGCACCAACACAGTTGACTAAACATTTCAAGGATTTTCATAATGACGACCCAGAAATCTTGAAATCACTTAAAG ATCTTTTTGGTAAAGCTAAAAAGAAGATTTTAAAGCAAGATGAAATACCAGAATCATTTACAACCACCGTATCCAGTAGCAGACAACGTAGTCCAGAACTTAATTGGGGACCCCAGGAGATAG GTGTGATAAAATCATATACAACATATTTTAAAGACATAAGAAATGCAAGACTGGAACGATATTCTATAGAAACCAATAAACTTCTTATAAGACtagacaaattattaaataatttaccaacAGACCCTGTTGATAGAAAAG TTCATGAGCGCACAATTGTGCCATGGATAGATGAGAAAGATGTAAAATTATGTCCTAACTGTGCAAAAAGTTTTCATATTGCTAGAAGAAAACATCACTGTAGACTTTGTGGAGCTGTAATGTGCCACAATTGTACAGTATTTTTATCTCTACAAGATGCAA GAAAAATGACAAGTCCTGTGACTGTACAAGATGAATCTGCGGTATCTCCTACATCTGAAAAGCCCATTTCAGAGCGTTTAGTACGTGCAGGTATTGGTTTTACAAAGTTGGCTATGTCACCGTCTAATGATAGTTTAAATAGCGTTCTGTCGTTAGTTAATGATCCAGCAGCCGGTGACCAGCATTTCAGAATATGCATACACTGTGCAAACTTACTTGATGCAAGAGAAAAACAAAAAGCAAAGCACTTCGATAAACCGATTTTAtgtcaattttatgaaaaaatgaaaggtTATATGGAAGAAGCGTCTCAACATGTAAAAATGTACAACAAAATGTGGGAGTCTCTCag CGAAGGAGAAACTACGTATAATCTGGAAGACGCGCAAGCTTTAAGAGTTAAAATTGCAAAACTAGGTGAAAATATAGATTCGATCAGTAAACGCATTTCAGTACTGGGCACGAAATGTGTGGAGAACCCTCCACAAGGACAAGAACTCAGATTGCATCAGATGGTCAGAGTATCtgcaatgatatttttaaaagaagaattattaactaTACAAGCTTTGCCTTCAGAAGAAAGATACACAGAGCTACAGAAAGAACGTGAAAAACAATTAGAAGCAAGAATTGCATATGAAAGACAGCTAGAAGAAgaacaaagagaaaaattgaaagacttGCGTAAAAGGGAAACCTGGAACAATGAAATCCGACCTTCTGTGAAAGAAAATCAG CCGGTGGTGGTATTGAATCAGTCTCAAGGTTGGGGACCTGCTAATGTCACACCTAAGATGCCTTCCTCTATGGATCCTATAATTGAACAAATGAGTAATCTTCAAGCCTACATCAAACAAGCTAAGGATGATTGCAGATATGATGAAGTTGCCACGTTAGAAAACAATCTTAGGGAACTTCAAAGCCTGTACTTTACTATGAATGAGAGTAATAATAGTGATGGGTAG
- the Rbsn-5 gene encoding rabenosyn-5 isoform X2 has product MACSEKVLEGFICPICMTEFKAPTQLTKHFKDFHNDDPEILKSLKDLFGKAKKKILKQDEIPESFTTTVSSSRQRSPELNWGPQEIGVIKSYTTYFKDIRNARLERYSIETNKLLIRLDKLLNNLPTDPVDRKVHERTIVPWIDEKDVKLCPNCAKSFHIARRKHHCRLCGAVMCHNCTVFLSLQDARKMTSPVTVQDESAVSPTSEKPISERLVRAVNDPAAGDQHFRICIHCANLLDAREKQKAKHFDKPILCQFYEKMKGYMEEASQHVKMYNKMWESLSEGETTYNLEDAQALRVKIAKLGENIDSISKRISVLGTKCVENPPQGQELRLHQMVRVSAMIFLKEELLTIQALPSEERYTELQKEREKQLEARIAYERQLEEEQREKLKDLRKRETWNNEIRPSVKENQPVVVLNQSQGWGPANVTPKMPSSMDPIIEQMSNLQAYIKQAKDDCRYDEVATLENNLRELQSLYFTMNESNNSDG; this is encoded by the exons ATGGCTTGTAGCGAGAAAGTATTAGAAGGCTTTATTTGTCCAATATGTATGACAGAATTCAAAGCACCAACACAGTTGACTAAACATTTCAAGGATTTTCATAATGACGACCCAGAAATCTTGAAATCACTTAAAG ATCTTTTTGGTAAAGCTAAAAAGAAGATTTTAAAGCAAGATGAAATACCAGAATCATTTACAACCACCGTATCCAGTAGCAGACAACGTAGTCCAGAACTTAATTGGGGACCCCAGGAGATAG GTGTGATAAAATCATATACAACATATTTTAAAGACATAAGAAATGCAAGACTGGAACGATATTCTATAGAAACCAATAAACTTCTTATAAGACtagacaaattattaaataatttaccaacAGACCCTGTTGATAGAAAAG TTCATGAGCGCACAATTGTGCCATGGATAGATGAGAAAGATGTAAAATTATGTCCTAACTGTGCAAAAAGTTTTCATATTGCTAGAAGAAAACATCACTGTAGACTTTGTGGAGCTGTAATGTGCCACAATTGTACAGTATTTTTATCTCTACAAGATGCAA GAAAAATGACAAGTCCTGTGACTGTACAAGATGAATCTGCGGTATCTCCTACATCTGAAAAGCCCATTTCAGAGCGTTTAGTACGTGCAG TTAATGATCCAGCAGCCGGTGACCAGCATTTCAGAATATGCATACACTGTGCAAACTTACTTGATGCAAGAGAAAAACAAAAAGCAAAGCACTTCGATAAACCGATTTTAtgtcaattttatgaaaaaatgaaaggtTATATGGAAGAAGCGTCTCAACATGTAAAAATGTACAACAAAATGTGGGAGTCTCTCag CGAAGGAGAAACTACGTATAATCTGGAAGACGCGCAAGCTTTAAGAGTTAAAATTGCAAAACTAGGTGAAAATATAGATTCGATCAGTAAACGCATTTCAGTACTGGGCACGAAATGTGTGGAGAACCCTCCACAAGGACAAGAACTCAGATTGCATCAGATGGTCAGAGTATCtgcaatgatatttttaaaagaagaattattaactaTACAAGCTTTGCCTTCAGAAGAAAGATACACAGAGCTACAGAAAGAACGTGAAAAACAATTAGAAGCAAGAATTGCATATGAAAGACAGCTAGAAGAAgaacaaagagaaaaattgaaagacttGCGTAAAAGGGAAACCTGGAACAATGAAATCCGACCTTCTGTGAAAGAAAATCAG CCGGTGGTGGTATTGAATCAGTCTCAAGGTTGGGGACCTGCTAATGTCACACCTAAGATGCCTTCCTCTATGGATCCTATAATTGAACAAATGAGTAATCTTCAAGCCTACATCAAACAAGCTAAGGATGATTGCAGATATGATGAAGTTGCCACGTTAGAAAACAATCTTAGGGAACTTCAAAGCCTGTACTTTACTATGAATGAGAGTAATAATAGTGATGGGTAG
- the LOC116426817 gene encoding asparagine synthetase domain-containing protein 1 translates to MCGIFCHILQNYENKLQVSSEWNSCRDLIVARGPDNVTERIEHLNEDWCGHFAASVLWMQGSNMNVQPAIDSVGNILLWNGDVFCGTLAQDNICDTNVILSSLRSSSNVISVFKEIQGPYSFIYFQKSSNRLYFGRDIIGRHSLLMKLNTDENSLTLTSVATKQIKGIIEVPVVGIFMMNLSDLRVNLACYPWRKPDLRFTNVIKALEMHLNVDIAIKKTIIASDTITNIYLNPSIKDLECFENNFYCEHSYNTLDYLLQYKDIYERVDHLSQLLHKAVEVRIRKQPRFCKNCIKLSLNGENITCSHTKIGVLFSGGLDSAILTLIADKYVPENECIDLVNVAFEKPVNASIKSNKNYEKQVEQDQYDVPDRKTGRQTFSELLSICPKRQWNFVEVNVTQAELQKYRSLRICHLLYPLCTILDESLGCAVWFASRAEGTLSTSNHFYESPCRVLLLGMGADELFGGYMRHRTILKHKGWNALAEELNIELSRIAERNLGRDDRVVSDHGRQSRLPYLDESIVEYVQQLKPWERCYPTDKMPSGLGDKLLLRLLAYKLGFRNTATFPKRAFQFGSRIANSKENAKDISNRL, encoded by the exons ATGTGCGGGATATTTTGTCATAtcttacaaaactatgaaaataaattacaagtTTCCAGTGAG TGGAACAGTTGTAGGGATTTGATAGTTGCTCGTGGTCCTGACAATGTCACTGAAAGGATTGAACATTTAAACGAAGATTGGTGTGGACATTTTGCTGCCTCTGTATTATGGATGCAAGGTTCTAATATGAATGTACAACCTGCTATAGATTCTGTTGGTAATATTCTTTTATGGAATGGAGATGTATTTTGTGGAACAttg GCACAGGATAATATATGTGACACAAATGTGATATTGAGTTCTCTTCGATCTTCTTCAAATGTAATATctgttttcaaagaaattcaaggaccatatagttttatatactttcaaaaaTCTAGTAATCGTTTATACTTTGGTAGAGATATCATAGGACGACATAGCTTACTCATGAAATTGAATACAGATGAAAATAGTTTAACTTTAACATCTGTTGCTACTAAACAGATTAAAGGAATTATAGAAGTTCCCGTAGTTGGTATTTTTATGATGAACTTGTCTGATTTGAGAGTAAATCTGGCTTGCTATCCATGGAGAAAACCAGACTTAAGATTCACAAATGTTATCAAAGCGTTAGAAATGCATTTGAATGTGGATATTGCTataaagaaaactataattgCCTCTGatacaataacaaatatatatctaaATCCTAGTATTAAGGATTTggaatgttttgaaaataatttttactgtgAGCATTCTTATAACACTTTAGATTATTTGTtacaatataaagatatatatgaAAGAGTAGATCATTTATCACAACTTCTTCACAAAGCTGTAGAAGTTAGAATAAGAAAACAACCAAGATTTtgtaaaaactgtattaaattatctctaaatggagaaaatattacATGTAGCCATACAAAAATTGGTGTACTTTTTTCTGGAGGTTTGGATTCTGctattttaacattaattgcTGATAAGTATGTCCCAGAAAATGAGTGTATAGATTTGGTTAATGTTGCATTCGAAAAACCAGTTAATGCATccataaaatctaataaaaattatgagAAACAAGTCGAGCAAGACCAATATGATGTTCCTGACAGAAAAACTGGAAGACAGACATTTTCAGAGCTTTTAAGTATTTGCCCTAAAAGACAGTGGAATTTTGTAGAA GTAAATGTCACACAAGcagaattacaaaaatatcgttCCTTGAGAATTTGTCATTTGTTGTATCCACTGTGCACAATATTGGATGAAAGTTTAGGTTGTGCTGTGTGGTTTGCGAGTCGAGCAGAAGGTACACTTTCTACAAGCAATCATTTTTATGAATCACCATGTAGAGTACTTCTATTAGGCATGGGTGCGGATGAATTGTTTGGTGGATACATGAGacatagaacaatattaaaacacAAAGGGTGGAATGCATTAGCAGAAGAATTAAATATCGAGTTGAGCAGAATTGCTGAAAGAAACTTGGGTCGTGATGATCGTGTTGTATCTGATCATGGAAGACAATCTAGGTTGCCATATTTAGATGAAAGTATAGTAGAATATGTCCAACAATTAAAACCCTGGGAAAg atgCTACCCAACAGATAAAATGCCATCTGGTTTGGGAGACAAATTATTATTACGCTTACTAGCATATAAACTTGGTTTCCGAAACACTGCCACTTTTCCTAAGAGAGCTTTTCAATTTGGTTCTCGAATTGCAAATAGCAAAGAAAATGCTAAAGACATATCAAACCGGTTATGA
- the LOC116426822 gene encoding ADP-ribosylhydrolase ARH3 isoform X1 yields MSEMDLSLLRSKFRGSMLGALIGDCLGRPYEDEQLTTGMKIVLQRSFDKLEGPMFKAPVMPFTDDSAMTYSLAKSLVETKELDVIDLAKRFVKSYYQEPNRGYGPAVVTVFQKLRGNKFTDIVNPAKNQFNGQGSWGNGGAMRVTPIPLFCYQNFDKLVDITRKCTQLTHTHKVGIDGAILQAAAVQQSLLLNPKEELNVVSFIDDLIDKMDQIETDEEGLGLSEPQPYKLQLSILKNLILENGEGPHEEKVVQQLGNNVAALYSVPTAIFCFLRAQKPITDIQTENPFRRAIQYAISLGGDTDTIGSMTGAIAGAFYGEEKINSNLLQHCEASEEFRNLSDLLFNVTIGQ; encoded by the exons ATGTCAGAAATGGATCTATCGTTGTTAAGAAGTAAATTTCGTGGTTCTATGCTGGGTGCTTTAATCGGCGATTGCCTAGGTCGCCCCTATGAAGATGAACAACTAACGACCGGCATGAAAATAGTTTTACAACGATCTTTCGATAAATTAGAGGGACCGATGTTTAAAG CTCCTGTTATGCCGTTTACCGATGATTCTGCGATGACTTACTCTCTGGCCAAATCTTTAGTGGAAACAAAAGAATTAGATGTCATTGATTTAGCAAAACGATTTGTCAAGAGTTACTATCAAGAACCTAATCGTGGCTATGGTCCTGCTGTTGTAACA GTATTTCAAAAGCTTCGTGGTAACAAGTTTACGGACATTGTAAACCCAGCAAAGAACCAATTTAATGGTCAAGGTTCATGGGGAAATGGAGGAGCAATGAGAGTAACACCTATTCCATTGTTTTGTTATCAAAATTTTGATAAACTTGTCGACATTACTAGAAAATGTACTCAACTGACTCATACTCATAAAGTAGGAATAGATGGTGCCATTTTACAA GCAGCAGCAGTTCAACAGAGTCTATTACTAAATCCTAAGGAAGAACTGAATGTTGTTAGCTTTATCGATGATTTGATTGATAAAATGGACCAAATAGAGACAGATGAAGAGGG TTTAGGTCTGTCAGAACCACAACCCTATAAACTACAATTGAGTATATTGAAAAACTTGATATTAGAAAATGGCGAAGGTCCACACGAAGAAAAAGTAGTTCAACAATTGGGAAATAATGTTGCAGCTTTATATTCGGTACCAACAGctatattttgtttcttaagGGCACAGAAACCAATTACTGACATACAGACAGAGAATCCTTTTAGAAGGGCAATTCAATATGCT attAGTTTAGGTGGTGATACAGATACTATTGGTAGTATGACTGGTGCAATTGCTGGAGCGTTTTATGGAGAGGAAAAAATAAACTCAAACCTTCTGCAGCATTGTGAAGCTTCAGAAGAATTTAGGAACTTGTCTGATCTATTATTCAATGTAACAATAGGACAGTag
- the LOC116426822 gene encoding ADP-ribosylhydrolase ARH3 isoform X2: MPFTDDSAMTYSLAKSLVETKELDVIDLAKRFVKSYYQEPNRGYGPAVVTVFQKLRGNKFTDIVNPAKNQFNGQGSWGNGGAMRVTPIPLFCYQNFDKLVDITRKCTQLTHTHKVGIDGAILQAAAVQQSLLLNPKEELNVVSFIDDLIDKMDQIETDEEGLGLSEPQPYKLQLSILKNLILENGEGPHEEKVVQQLGNNVAALYSVPTAIFCFLRAQKPITDIQTENPFRRAIQYAISLGGDTDTIGSMTGAIAGAFYGEEKINSNLLQHCEASEEFRNLSDLLFNVTIGQ, from the exons ATGCCGTTTACCGATGATTCTGCGATGACTTACTCTCTGGCCAAATCTTTAGTGGAAACAAAAGAATTAGATGTCATTGATTTAGCAAAACGATTTGTCAAGAGTTACTATCAAGAACCTAATCGTGGCTATGGTCCTGCTGTTGTAACA GTATTTCAAAAGCTTCGTGGTAACAAGTTTACGGACATTGTAAACCCAGCAAAGAACCAATTTAATGGTCAAGGTTCATGGGGAAATGGAGGAGCAATGAGAGTAACACCTATTCCATTGTTTTGTTATCAAAATTTTGATAAACTTGTCGACATTACTAGAAAATGTACTCAACTGACTCATACTCATAAAGTAGGAATAGATGGTGCCATTTTACAA GCAGCAGCAGTTCAACAGAGTCTATTACTAAATCCTAAGGAAGAACTGAATGTTGTTAGCTTTATCGATGATTTGATTGATAAAATGGACCAAATAGAGACAGATGAAGAGGG TTTAGGTCTGTCAGAACCACAACCCTATAAACTACAATTGAGTATATTGAAAAACTTGATATTAGAAAATGGCGAAGGTCCACACGAAGAAAAAGTAGTTCAACAATTGGGAAATAATGTTGCAGCTTTATATTCGGTACCAACAGctatattttgtttcttaagGGCACAGAAACCAATTACTGACATACAGACAGAGAATCCTTTTAGAAGGGCAATTCAATATGCT attAGTTTAGGTGGTGATACAGATACTATTGGTAGTATGACTGGTGCAATTGCTGGAGCGTTTTATGGAGAGGAAAAAATAAACTCAAACCTTCTGCAGCATTGTGAAGCTTCAGAAGAATTTAGGAACTTGTCTGATCTATTATTCAATGTAACAATAGGACAGTag